TCGACACGATCAACAACTCCCCCAGCGCTATTAAGCGCTGGTTGAAGTCGTTGCCGCAGGGCTCAAGGATCGCGCTGGAAGCCACCGGAATTTATCATCGGCAACTGGCCACGCTGGCTCATGCAGCAGCACACCCGCTCTACTTACTGGATGGTTATCGGCTCAGCCGTTACCGCGATGGGGTAGGTACCCGGGCCAAGACCGACCCGTCTGATGCCAGACTGATCCTGCGTTATTTGAGCAACGAGCTTGAGGAGCTCAAGCCTTGGATCCCTGCCCATGATGCGTTTTACCGCATCCAAAGCCTGATGCGCCGTCGAGCCTCGCTGGTTCATACCCGAGTAGCGTTGAGCCAGAGCTTGCAGGATGTACCTGAGTTGAAGCAGGCGAGCAAACAGCTGGATACCCATATCCGTCGCGTTGAGCTGCTGATTACCCAGCGCCTGAAGCAGGCCTTGGCAGACGTAGGCTGGGACGCAGATGCAAAACGCTGCATGGACATCGAAGGCATTGGCGAGCTGAGCTCAATGGCACTCGCCAACACCTTCCACCGAGGTCGCTTCAAGAGCAGTGACGCCTTCATCGCTTACCTGGGGATGGATGTCAAAGTCCGAGACTCTGGCAAGCAGGCAGGCCGACGAAAACTCACCAAGAAAGGCGACCCGGAATTACGCCGCCTGCTCTACAACGCGGCTATGGCTGCCCGTAAAACCGCTGCCTGGAAGGCGTTATACGAGACCTATCTATCACAGGGACTCAAGCCCATCCAGGCGCTGATCAAGCTGGCAAGAAAGTTGGCGCGCATTGCCTTTGCCTTGATGCAGAATCAAACGGTTTATCGGCCCAAAACCTGATAAAAGGGGTTGGCATGAACCATAGAATCTCCCACGCTCCAGCGTGGGAATGCCTGCTGGGACGCTCTGCGTCCCGACCTTGCTCTGGCGCAGGTTGCTGTCCGGACGCTGGAGCGTCCACAGCACAGGCTCCCATGCAGAACATGGGAGCCCTCGGAAATCGAGTACGGGCTCCGCTTACTGCACTTCGACTACCCGCAGCTCCTTCGGCATGCTGAAGACGATATTTTCTGCCCGTCCCGCCAGCTCCTCGACACTCTCGGCACCATTGTCGCGCAGATGCTGAATAACCTGCTGCACCAATACGTCCGGAGCGGAAGCGCCGGCGGTGACGCCGATATTGCGCACATTCTCCAGCCACTCAGGGCGGATCTCGTCAGCACCATCAATCAGGTAGGCCGGCGTACCCATACGATCCGACAGCTCACGCAGACGGTTGGAGTTGGAACTGTTCGGGCTACCGACCACCAGCACCAGCTCGCACTCGCTGGCCAGTTGCTTGACCGCATCCTGGCGGTTCTGGGTGGCGTAGCAGATATCGTCCTTGCGCGGGCCGTCGATAGCCGGGAAGCGCGCACGCAAAGCATCGATGACGCGGGCGGTATCATCCATGGACAACGTAGTCTGGGTGACGAAGGCCAGTCGTGAGGGATCTTTCACCTGCAACCTGGCTACGTCCTCCTCGTTTTCCACCAGGTAGATAGCGCCACCGCTGCTGTCATCGTACTGACCCATGGTGCCTTCGACTTCCGGGTGTCCAGCATGGCCGATAAGAATGCATTCGCGACCATCCCGGCTGTAGCGCACCACTTCCATATGCACCTTGGTGACCAGCGGGCAGGTGGCATCGAACACTTTCAAACCACGAACCTCGGCATCATCGCGTACGGCTTTGGATACGCCGTGGGCGCTGAAAATGACGATGACATCGTCGGGGATCTCATCCAGCTCATCGACAAAGATCGCACCGCGGTTACGCAGATCTTCGACAACGAACTTGTTGTGCACGACTTCGTGACGCACATAGATCGGCGGGCCGAATACTTCCAGCGCTCGGTTGACGATTTCGATGGCACGATCGACGCCGGCACAGAAGCCGCGCGGGTTGGCCAGTTTGATCTGCATGGGGAGCCTCGATTGAGTCATGGATGTAGGGCGGCTCAGGCCGCCTTCACCTCGATGATTTCCACTTCGAAGGTGATGATCTTGCCGGCCAGCGGATGATTGAAATCCACATCGACGACCGTATCATGAATAGTTTTGACCACTCCGGGCATTTCGCCTCCGGCGGCATCCTTGAAGATGACCAGCAGACCGGGTTCCAATTCCATTTCGTTGAACTGGTCGCGGGGCACAGTCTGGATGTTCTGCGGGCTGCCGGGGCCAAAGCCTTTTTCGGGTTCGATCTCGAAGGTGCGCTGATCACCGGCCTTGAGGCCAAACAGGCTGCTCTCGAAACCCGGCAGCAGACTGCCATCACCGACCTTGAAGGTGGCCGGGGACTTGCCCAAAGTAGAGTCGACTACGTCACCGCTGGGCAGTTTCAGGGTGAAGTGCAGGGTGACTTCGGTGTCGTGGTTGATACGAA
Above is a genomic segment from Halopseudomonas litoralis containing:
- a CDS encoding IS110 family RNA-guided transposase, whose protein sequence is MTKSVESILVGIDVSKAELVIARSDAPQIDTINNSPSAIKRWLKSLPQGSRIALEATGIYHRQLATLAHAAAHPLYLLDGYRLSRYRDGVGTRAKTDPSDARLILRYLSNELEELKPWIPAHDAFYRIQSLMRRRASLVHTRVALSQSLQDVPELKQASKQLDTHIRRVELLITQRLKQALADVGWDADAKRCMDIEGIGELSSMALANTFHRGRFKSSDAFIAYLGMDVKVRDSGKQAGRRKLTKKGDPELRRLLYNAAMAARKTAAWKALYETYLSQGLKPIQALIKLARKLARIAFALMQNQTVYRPKT
- the ispH gene encoding 4-hydroxy-3-methylbut-2-enyl diphosphate reductase, which codes for MQIKLANPRGFCAGVDRAIEIVNRALEVFGPPIYVRHEVVHNKFVVEDLRNRGAIFVDELDEIPDDVIVIFSAHGVSKAVRDDAEVRGLKVFDATCPLVTKVHMEVVRYSRDGRECILIGHAGHPEVEGTMGQYDDSSGGAIYLVENEEDVARLQVKDPSRLAFVTQTTLSMDDTARVIDALRARFPAIDGPRKDDICYATQNRQDAVKQLASECELVLVVGSPNSSNSNRLRELSDRMGTPAYLIDGADEIRPEWLENVRNIGVTAGASAPDVLVQQVIQHLRDNGAESVEELAGRAENIVFSMPKELRVVEVQ
- the fkpB gene encoding FKBP-type peptidyl-prolyl cis-trans isomerase is translated as MTDILRINHDTEVTLHFTLKLPSGDVVDSTLGKSPATFKVGDGSLLPGFESSLFGLKAGDQRTFEIEPEKGFGPGSPQNIQTVPRDQFNEMELEPGLLVIFKDAAGGEMPGVVKTIHDTVVDVDFNHPLAGKIITFEVEIIEVKAA